The sequence below is a genomic window from Vibrio navarrensis.
AAGACGCTATCGTGGTGGATTCTGCGTGTTCAGCGACCATGCTGGCAACGGGCATCATGACGGGCTCTGAAGTGATCGGCATCGACTCGCAAGGCAACACAGTGGAAACCGTGGTGGAAAAAGCTAAGCGCCTTGGCAAAGCCACGGGCATCATCTCCGATACGCGCTTGACTCACGCAACGCCAGCCGCGTTTGCCGCTCACCAACCGCATCGCTCACTTGAAAATGAAATCGCCTCGGATATGCTTTCGGCCAATGTCGATGTGATGCTTTCAGGCGGTCTGCGTCACTGGATCCCAAAATCAGCCAACGATAAAGGCGAAACCTACCAACAGTTGAAAACGCTGACACACGGTGATGTCCCTCTCAAATCAAAACGTAAAGATGACCGTAACCTGCTCACAGAAGCGCAGCAAGCGGGCTACTCACTGGCGTTTAACAAAACCATGCTGGAAAAAGCGCAAGGCGATAAACTGCTCGGCCTTTTCGCCAACTCGGGCATGTATGATGGCATTACCTATAGCCAAACGAAGAATAACCCAGATCGTAAAGAGCCCACCCTCAAAGAGATGACCGACAAAGCGTTAGAGATCCTGTCAAAAGACAAAGACGGTTTCTTCTTGATGGTCGAAGGCGGCCAGATCGACTGGGCGGGTCACAGTAACGATGCAGGCTCAATGCTGCATGAAATGATTAAGTTCGACGAAACCGTTAACGCAGTTTACCAGTGGGCCAAAGATCGTGATGACACACTGATCATCGTCACTGCCGACCACGAAACAGGCTCATTTGGCTTTAGTTACTCAGGTTACAACTTGCCGAAACCGGAAAAACGTTCAGGAAAAGCGTTTGAAAAACGCGAATACGCACCCAACTTCAACTTCGGTGCGTATGAGATCCTAGATGGTTTGTACAACCAAAAAACCAGCTACTACGGCATGCTGAGCGAGTTTGAAAAGCTGGACAAAAATCAGCAAACTGCGGCGAAACTGGCGGAAATCGTAAACAAAAATAGCGACTTCTCCATCACAGCAGGCCAAGCTGAAACTGTATTGAAAAACAAACCCAACCCATACCGTTTGGCTAATCACAGCTACTTAGCGGAAGAGAGCATCCCAGCGATTAACGACTTTGACGCCTTCTACCCTTACAACGACCGCACCAACGTGTTGGCACGTGCGCAGGCGACCAAACAGAATATCGTTTGGGGTACGGGCACGCACACTCATACGCCAGTCAACGTGTTTGCTTGGGGCCCTGCAGAAACCATTCTGCCCGTGTCTCGCATCATGCATCACTCCGAGCTAGGTGAGTTCATCAAGCAGCAGGTCAAGTAATGCCCTGCCGATGACCGTTCGCTCGTCAGCAAACATGCGGCAAAAAGCATAAAGCGCCATCACGGCGCTTTATTTTTTATCGGCTTTACCCAGAAAGACTAGAACGTACCATCGTCAACAATATGATCTTCCCAATCTTTCACTTCGATTTCGTACACCACTTTATTACGGATGCTCTGCCCAGCGGCATGCATCGCCGCTTTTGATCCGGTGATCAACGGGTGCCAACTTGGCAGAGGTTTATTCTCCGCCAACAGTCGATAGGCACAAGTGCTCGGCAGCCAGTGAAACTCCGCGATTTTATCTTGAGTAAGCTTGAGGCAGTTTTCGCCTGATGAAAAACGGTTCGGGTAATCTTTGCAAGCGCAAGTTTGGCTGTTGAGCCAGCTGCACGCCACATTGGTATAAAAGACTTCATCGGTCTCTTCATCCATCAGCTTGTGCAAACAGCATTTTCCGCAACCATCACACAGTGACTCCCACTCTTGCTCGTTCATCTGCTGCAAC
It includes:
- a CDS encoding YcgN family cysteine cluster protein, coding for MSLPFWQSKTLQQMNEQEWESLCDGCGKCCLHKLMDEETDEVFYTNVACSWLNSQTCACKDYPNRFSSGENCLKLTQDKIAEFHWLPSTCAYRLLAENKPLPSWHPLITGSKAAMHAAGQSIRNKVVYEIEVKDWEDHIVDDGTF
- a CDS encoding alkaline phosphatase, yielding MKHLIKPVVAVVATSTLSFNVLSAEIKNVILMIGDGMGPQQVGLLETYANNAPHSIYKGQTTALYQLAKEGVIGSSLTHPEDAIVVDSACSATMLATGIMTGSEVIGIDSQGNTVETVVEKAKRLGKATGIISDTRLTHATPAAFAAHQPHRSLENEIASDMLSANVDVMLSGGLRHWIPKSANDKGETYQQLKTLTHGDVPLKSKRKDDRNLLTEAQQAGYSLAFNKTMLEKAQGDKLLGLFANSGMYDGITYSQTKNNPDRKEPTLKEMTDKALEILSKDKDGFFLMVEGGQIDWAGHSNDAGSMLHEMIKFDETVNAVYQWAKDRDDTLIIVTADHETGSFGFSYSGYNLPKPEKRSGKAFEKREYAPNFNFGAYEILDGLYNQKTSYYGMLSEFEKLDKNQQTAAKLAEIVNKNSDFSITAGQAETVLKNKPNPYRLANHSYLAEESIPAINDFDAFYPYNDRTNVLARAQATKQNIVWGTGTHTHTPVNVFAWGPAETILPVSRIMHHSELGEFIKQQVK